The nucleotide sequence GGGCGATGCCCACGGCGGTGTCGGGATCCTCGACGAACACCTCACGGATCCGCTTCGTCACCTTCGCCGACGACCAGGTCGCCATACTCGCCTTCTGTGCGTACAGCGCCTTCTTGGTGGCCTCGTCGACGACGCTTCTGGCCGGCACACCCGCCAGCACCTGGAACGCGGTCAGTCTGCGCAGGGTCTCCGGCCCGAAGTCCCCGTCGACGGCGAGCTTGCCCTTCGCCCTGGTCAACAGGGTCTGGACCTCGCGCACGCACTCGTCGTGCTGCCCCATGCTCACCGATTCGCACGCCGGTGAGTACAGCAACCTGCCGTCTGCCGCCGGTGAGGCACCGGCGGGAGCCCCTGCGGGCAACCACACCAATCCGGCCACCAGGACCACAGCCACCACGGCGGCCAGTATCGAGAAGCGGGAGGTCAGCTTCTCGGGCACCCGCAGCCGTCGCGGCTTCTCGGCCTCGTCGGAAACGATCTCCGGCGGGGTGACGTCGTCCGGTCCGGGGCTCGTCGGCGCGGGCATGGCAGGCTCCGCAGGCCCAGGAGTCACCCGCACGGCCACGGCAGGTTCATCCGAAGGCGGTGTCGGTATCGGTGTTGATATCGGCGTCGGTATCGGTATCGGTTCCGGGTTCTCCTTGACGGTCACGGCCGGTACGTCCCGGTCGGTGTCCGCCAGCGCCCACAGCCGGTGGAGTTCGCGGAGTTCCTCCGCACTGGCACCGCACACCTTGGCGAAGGCGTGCACCACCCGGTAGTCCGTCGGAACGCTGAGGCCGGAGCAGTACCGATGCAGGCTGGAACCGCTGACGCCGGCCTCCTTGCCGAGGCGGTCGTAACCCCGGCCACTGCGGTCCTTCAACATCCGAAGGCAGGCGGCAAACTTTTCCGTATGCGGTGAGGCAACCACACATCCACCCTTGCTCAAACCCCTACTGACGGGTAGAAGCTACACCGCGAAAAGCGGCGCGTACGCCCATTCGCAGCGTTGGTGCGATCGTCAACGACCTTTTGAATGACGGTACTTGAGAAAGTGTCAACCAGCAGCACCCGCCGTGGCGATGGCACCCGGACCGAAAGGCCCGTCCGCGTCAGGCGCCCAGAGCCGCGAGCACCACGGACTTGGCCTCCTCCTGGATCAGGCTCAGGTGGTCCGGGCCGAGGAAGGACTCCGCGTAGATCTTGTAGACGTCCTCGGTGCCCGAAGGGCGGGCCGCGAACCAGGCGTTGGCGGTGGCGACCTTGATGCCGCCGAGGGCGGCGCCGTTGCCGGGGGCCTCGGTGAGGACCTTGGTGACCGGCTCGCCGGCGAGGGTGTCGGCGGTGACCTGGCGCGGGGAGAGCTTGGCGAGCAGAGCCTTCTCCTCGCGGGAGGCGGGGGCGTCGACGCGCGCGTAGGCGGGGGCGCCGAAGCGGTCGGTGAGCTGCGCGTAGTGCTGCGACGGCGTCTTGCCCGTGACCGCCGTGATCTCGGAGGCGAGCAGGGCCAGGATGATGCCGTCCTTGTCGGTGGTCCACACCGAGCCGTCGCGGCGCAGGAAGGACGCGCCGGCCGACTCCTCGCCGCCGAAGCCGAGCGTTCCGTCGGACAGGCCGTCCACGAACCACTTGAATCCGACCGGGACTTCGACCAGCTCCCGGCCGACGTCCGCCGCGACCCGGTCGATCATGCCGGACGACACGAGGGTCTTGCCGATGCCGGCGCCCGCGGGCCACTGCTCCCGGTGTGAGAACAGGTACGAGATCGCGACGGCCAGATAGTGGTTGGGGTTCATCAGGCCCCCGTCCGGTGTGACGATGCCGTGCCGGTCGGCGTCGGCATCGTTGCCGGTGGCGATGTCGAACCGGTCGCGCTGCTCGATGAGCGAGGCCATGGCGTACGGCGAGGAGCAGTCCATACGGATCTTGCCGTCCCAGTCCAGCGTCATGAAACGCCAGGTGGGGTCGGTGAGCGGGTTCACCACCGTCAGGTCGAGCCGGTGCTGTTCGGCGATCCGGCCCCAGTAGGCGACCGAGGCGCCGCCCAGCGGATCGGCGCCGATGCGCACGCCGGCGGACCGGATCGCCTCCAGGTCCAGCACGTTCGGCAGGTCGGCCACATAGGCGCCGAGGAAGTCGTGGCGGCCGGTGCCGGGTGCTGTCAGGGCGCGGCTGTAGGGGATGCGCCGTACGTCCTTCAGGCCGCCGGTGATGATCTCGTTGGCGCGGTCCTGGATCCAGGAGGTCGCCTCGGAACCGGCGGGGCCGCCGCTCGGCGGGTTGTACTTGAAGCCGCCGTCGGCGGGCGGGTTGTGCGAGGGGGTGACCACGACGCCGTCGGCGAGGCCGGACGTGCGGCCGCGGTTGTGGGCGAGGATGGCGTGCGAGACCGCCGGGGTGGGCGTGTATCCGTCGGCCTGGTCGATGAGGACGCTCACGTCGTTGGCGGCGAACACCTCCAGCGCCGTGATCCGCGCGGGCTCCGACAGGGCGTGGGTGTCGGCCCCGAGGAAGAGGGGGCCGTCGGTGCCCTGGGCGGCGCGGTACTCGCAGATGGCCTGGCTGGTGGCCGCGATGTGATCCTCGTTGAACGCCGCCGCGAGGGACGAGCCGCGGTGCCCCGAGGTGCCGAACGCCACCCGTTGCCCCGGCTCGGCCGGGTCGGGGTGCAGCGCGTAGTACGCCGTGACCAGGCGGGCCACATCGATGAGGTCCTCGGGCCGGGCGACCTGCCCCGAACGCGCATCCTGCATGTCCCCGCTCCTCCGGTCGACCGCTGAGTACGGTCCTCATTCTCCCCTGCCCGGCGCACCGCGACGCACGCGCATCGGGCAGCTGTTGCGACGGGTGTGCGACGGGTGCCGGTCGGGGGCGTCGGGAGTGCCCGATCCTGCCCGGGAGGTTCACGCCGCCGAGGCCGCCGTGGCCGCCGTCATGGTTCCCTTCGGCCAGGGCGCTGGCGACGACTCTGCGCGAGGTGCCCTCGGCCGGTGTCAACTGCTGGACCTCGGCCGCCTGGCCACCCTGGACCGGCCTGGTCACCGGACCTCGGATGCCCGGCCTGCACGTCCTGGACAGCCTCGGCTCCGGCGAGGCTTCGCCGCCGGTCTCGTTTACAGTCACCTGGCTGCGGACAGCGACCGGCCGGGCCAGTTGACGACCGCTTGTCCGAGACGGGCCGTCGCCTACGGCACCGTGCACGGCGCGCTCACCATGACCACCCCCGGGGACGTCTCCATGGCCTCGCCGGCCGCGGTCGAGGCGCTCATCGCCGACGGCTCGGCCTCCGTCAGACGCTGACCTACCACCGGGTGACCACACCAGCCGCCTTCGGAGCACAGGTGAGGCATCGCACCATCGGGCGCCGGAAGATCACGAAGACCTCCGCCCCGACCTGTCGGCCCACTGAGCCAGTACGCCGGGTCACGAGCGCCTGCTCGCCCTCACCAGGAGGAGTAGGGCGGGGAAGAGTGCTGCGCGGGGTTGTTGTTTCCGGAGTCGTGCGGTGCGCGTGCGGGTACGGCCCGCCTCCAGTCGTCGTCGTCGCCGAGCACCATGTCGGGGTCGAACATGACGATGACGGCAGCGACCAGGAGGACGACGAGCGGGCCCGCGACCATCGCCAGGAGGAACGACAGCAGGTCGGCGGAGGACTGCGAGACGGCGGACCGGCCCGTGAGGTGCACGGAGACGGCCGCCATGCCGGTGTAGTGCATGCCGGTCACGGCCACGCCCATGACCAGGCTCGCTCCCAGACTGGCCCAAAGGGTGTGGATGGAGACCGCCGCCCACAGGGCCGCCGTGGCGGCCGCGATGGCGATGACGACGGACAGGACCACTGTCCACTCTTCGTAGTGGACCGTGCCGTTGGTGTGGATGGCGGCCATGCCCAGGTAGTGCATGGCCGCGACACCGAGGCCGGTGACCGCGCCCGCCGTCACCAGCGTCATCGGGGAACCGCCTCGGTAGCCCACGAGGAACACGCCGAGGGCGACGACACCGATCGCGACAGCGAGGCTGAGGACCGTCTTTGTCAGGTCGTAGCCGACCAGCGCGCCCTGGACGCTGAAGCCGATCATCGCGATGAAGTGCATGGTCCAGATGCCGCAGCCGATCGAGATCGCGCCCAGGCTCAGCCACCCCGCCCTGCGGTGTGGTCGCCGCAGCGACCTTGTCGTGCACCGCAGCCCGAGCGCCGCCCCGAGGCACGCCATCAGATAGGCGGCGACCGGGGTCGCGGCGCCGTAATAGAAATTGGAGACGGTGGCGTTCAACTCAGCTTCCCTTCACATGCATGACGGCAGGCAGCGGCAGCACCGAGACACGGTGTGCCGGCCCAATGGTGTGGCGCACACACCCGCCACGCTGCGGGCCGGACCGTCCCGGACCGGTACCCGGACTTCCCACTCCTCGGCAGCCGCCAAGGGAATGCTGGAGATCTGGCCACAAGGCCGACTGAAAGACTGAACGGAGCCCCTTCTCCCCCTCCCCCGGCGCACGTCGCGGTGCGCTTCGGCCTGGCGGCGATCACCGGACCACACGGCAGTCCTGCCAAGAGGCAGGGCGCGCGGACCGGGCGATCAGATCAAGCCACCCGACCAAGTTGTACATGATTCAACCATACGCAGCGCACGATGCCCCCACACCGAAGGGCGGCGATCTCCGGATCGCCCCGGGAATCGGTTCCTGAGCGCCGCCGAAGGCCGCTGAACGCCGCTGAACGCCGAGGAAGCGTGGGCCGGCTCGGCCTTCGACCTGTGTCGAAGTTCACGGTGGAGCCGCGAGCACGACTCGGATCTCCCGGCTCGCCGACCACTCGGCGTTCGGCGAGCGGCGGAGTGCGTGGCATGGCTGCTGGGGCCGTGTCCCGCACCGGTCGGCGACGGCCCGGTCGGATCAGTCGCGTCAGAACGAAGCGGATCGCCTGGGCGACCAGGCGGGGGATCGGCTCGGCACGGGTGACGCGGCGCCGAACGTGGTCACCGGGGCTGCCACGTCGACCCCGGCTCGCCGCAGTGTTCGCACGAACGATCCCGGTAGGAAACAGTGCCACCGCGTCCGGGGCCGCTCGTACCGGAGTTTCGGTGGCGAGGGCTTCACGCCGAGGCCGAGACGGCGACCTCGGGGTCGTACTCGTAGATCCAGCCGTTCGCCCTGAGTGGGTCGGCCTGCGAGTACTCCAGGTCGCGTGCCTGCTGCTCGGGGCCGTCCGGGAGGTGGTTGATGCGCGACCTTCCGTGCGACATCTCCTGCAGGCGTGCCGTGCGGGGTCGACGCAGGTCTTCGTAACGCCCCAGCGCCGCGATCGGGTTGTCCGGGTGCGCCGCGAGGCAAAGGGCCAGGACGGCGCCGTCCTCGATCGCCTGCGCGGCGCCCTGGGCGAAGAAGGGGAACATCGGGTGGGCCGCGTCACCCAGCAGGGTCGCGTTGCCACGGTTCCAGTGGCCGAGGGGTTCGCGGTCGAGCAACGCCCAGCGCCCCGGCGTGTCGGCCGCCGTGATCAACTCCACCAGACGCGGATCCCAGCCGGCGAACTCGTCGAGCAGTGCCTCGACGGTCGCGGTGGCCGTCCATGACTCGACACTGTTGGCTCCGGCAGGTGCGAAGGCGACGAGGTTGACGTACTCCTCGCCGGAGACCGGGTAGTGCACGAGGTGGTGTTCGGGGCCGATCCAGAGGGTCTGGGCGCGCCGCTTGGCGAAGTCGGGGGCCTTGTCCGCCGGTACGAGGGCCCGGAAGGCGCAGATGCCTGACTCCCTGGCGTGCGTCGGCCCGACGACGGCGCCGCGCACCCGTGAGTGGACCCCGTCCGCGCCGATGAGGATGTCCGGGCGGACCGTCTCACCGTCCTCGAACCGAAGAACCGCCTGGTCGCCCTCGAAGTCGACCGCGACACAGCGCCGGCCGAGGTGGACCGAGTGTGCGGGGACGGCCGACCTCAGGGCGTCGAGCAGGTCGGCACGGTGGGCGGCATAGGTGTGCTCGCCGTACAGGCGCACGCACGCCTCTGCCAGGTTCTCCGCGGAGAGGACGGCGCCGTTCTCCCAGCGCCGGAACTCCCAACCGGTCTCCATCCGGACCGCGCGTCCGACGAACCGGTCCAGCACGCCGAGACGGCGGAGCAGACGGGCGGCGTTGGGCGCGATCACGAGGCCGGCCCCCACCTCGGTCAGGGCCGCGGCCTGCTCGTAGACGTCACTGCCGAAGCCCTGTTCCCGCAGGAACGCCGCCGCGGCGAGGCCTCCGATGCCACCGCCGAGGATCGCGATCCTGGGGCCGTCTTCTGTACGCGTCATGCTCTTTCACTCCCGTGGACCTTGAGCGAGGTGACAACTGGCTACGCTCAAGGGTTCGGCAAGGAATGCATTGGAAGAACAACTTCATCCGTCCAACGAACATTGGAGCTAGAGTGAACCGGGTCACACGACGAAGGAGAGGCCCATGCCTCGCGCGAACGAGCCCGGCCGCTCCGTCAGCTCCCGACTGTGGGATCTGCTGTTTGCCTTCGACCCCCACCACACCGAACTGAGCCTCGCCGACCTGGTCCGACGCACCGGCATGCCGCACGCCACCGCCAGGCGCCTCACGCTGGAACTCGTGGAGGTCGGAGCCCTGGAGCGCACCAGCGACAACCGGTTCGCGATCGGCCTGTCGCTGTGGCGCCTCGGGACCCTCGCGCCGCGCGCCGAGACCCTCCGCAGCGCCGCGCAGCCGTTCGTGGAGGATCTGTACACGGCTCTTCGCCAGCATGTGCAGCTGGCCGTCCTCCAGGGCGACCAGGCCGTGATCATCGAGCGCCTGTCGGCGGTCAACGCCGTGGAGCTGACGTCGCAGGTCGGCGGCCAGCTGCCCCTGCACTGCTCAGGTGTCGGCAAGGTGCTTCTGAGCCACAGCGGTCCGGCCTTCATCGATGAGGTGCTGGCGGGAAGGCTGCGGCGCTTCACTCCCAGGACGGTCGTGGATCCGGCCGAACTCCGTCGTGAACTGGCGTCCTGTCGCTCGACCGGAACGGTGGTCGTCAAGGAGGAGTTGAGCGAGGGCGCCGAGTCGGTCGCGACGCGCATCATCGACGGCAGCGGCAAGGTCGTCGCGGCTCTGTCCGTCGTGGTGGCTGCGGGCTCGATCAAGCTGCAGGCCGCCGTTCCCTCGCTGGTCGCGAGCGGACTGGGGTTGTCCAGGAGTCTCGGCTGGAGGCCGGGCATCCCCATTCGCGCTTCGTGACCTTCCGTGTGCGCGTCTCGTGACCTTCCGCGGGTCGAGGCGGCCGGTGCGTCATGCGGAGGGGGTGCCGCCGGAAAAGCTGCATCGGCCGAGACGCCGTCCCTCATCGGTCGGTCGAAAACCACGCCCGCATGGCAACGGACCACACCTCACGGGCCAGATCATCGTGGCGGACGGCGGCAGGACGCGCCGCTGAGAGCGACGGTCCGGCCGCCAGGGCGGCGGCAACGGCCCGACCGGCGTCCAAGAGACGTCGCCCGCGTACCTCAGCCGAGTGCTCGCACGCACCCGCCCGAGCGGCCGGGATCAGGGCAACGTGATGCCGAGTCGGTCCGCGAGCTCGTGGGCGCTGACGCCGTACGTCTCCCGGATCCGTACGCCCTCGGGGCCGACGTCGAAAACGCCGTGGTCCGTGTAGACGCGGCTGACGCAGCCGACGCCGGTGAGCGGGTAGGTGCACCTGGGCACGAGCTTGGGCTCGCCGGAGCGGGTGAAGAGCGTCATCATCACGTAGACGTCCTTGGCCCCGATGGCGAGGTCCATGGCGCCGCCGACGGCGGGGATGTCGTCGGGCTTTCCGGTGTGCCAGTTGGCGAGGTCGCCGTCGAAGGCGACCTGGTACGCCCCGAGGACGCAGACGTCGAGGTGCCCGCCGCGCATCATCGCGAAGGAGTCGGCGTGGTGGAAGTACGCCGCCCCCGGCAGTTCGGTCACCGGGACCTTGCCGGCGTTGGTCAGGTCGGGGTCGATCGCGTCGCCCTCGGCCTTCGGCCCCATGTTGAGCATGCCGTTCTCGGTGTGCAGCACCACACCGGCGTCGGCCGGGAGGTGGTCGGCGATCCTGGTGGGCTGCCCGATCCCGAGGTTGACGAAGGCGCCGGCCGGGATGTCGCGTGCGATGACGGCGGCCAGCTCGTCCGTCGAGAGCCGGTGGTCGGCGCTCTGCGGCACCCCGGCGTTCTTCCGGCCGCTCGTGGTGGTTGACGTGGTGGTCATCGGGCCCCCTGGACGGTGTAGTGGCGGGCCTCCACCTGGACGACCCGGTCGACGTAGATGGACGGGGTGACGATGGCCTCGGGGTCGAGCGTCCCGGCCTCGACGACCTCGGCGACCTGGACGATGGTCGTCGTCGCGGCCGTGGCCATGACCGGTCCGAAGTTGCGGGCGGTCTTGCGGAAGACGAGGTTGCCCAGGGTGTCCGCGGTGTGCGCGCCGATCAGCGCGTAGTCGCCCTTGATGGGGTACTCCAGCAGGTACTTCCGGCCGTCGATCTCGCGCTCCTCCTTGCCCTCGGCCAACGGCGTGCCGACCGCGGTCGGGCAGTAGAACGCGCCGATGCCGGCACCGGCCGCGCGCATCCGCTCGGCGAGGTTGCCCTGCGGTACCACTTCGAGGTCGATCTTCCCCTCGCGGTAGAGGCCGTCGAAGACCCAGGAGTCTGACTGGCGTGGAAAGGAGCAGAGCACCTTGCGCACCCGGCCGGCGGCCAGGAGCGCGGCCAGCCCGACCTCGCCGTTGCCCGCGTTGTTGGACACGATGGTGAGGTCCTTCGCACCCTGCCGGATGAGCGCGTCGATCAGGTCGAACGGCATTCCCGCCAGGCCGAAGCCGCCGACGAGGACGGTGGAGCCGTCCTCGATCCCGGCGACCGCCGCTTCGGCGCTCTCGACGATCTCCGCCCTGCTCACTTGCCCGCCTCCGTGCCGTCGACGTCGCAGTTCTCGAGTACGACGGCGAGCCCCTGGCCGACTCCGATGCAGATCGCGGCGACGCCGTAGCGCTGCCTCGTCTCACGCAGCACCTTGGCCAGTGTGGCGAGGACACGCCCGCCGGATGCGCCCAGCGGGTGCCCGATCGCGATGGCACCGCCCTTCTGGTTGACGATGGCGGGGTCGACCTTCCACGCGTCGACGCAGGCGAGCGACTGCACGGCGAAGGCCTCGTTGAGCTCGACCGCGCCCACCTGGTCCCAGCCGATGCCGGCCCGGACCAGCGCGCGGTTGGCGGCCTCGACCGGCGCGTAGCCGAAGGCCTGCGGCTCCAGTGCCATCACGCCTCGGCCCGCGATACGGGCGATCGGGTCGGCCCCTATCGTGGCCGCGGCCCGCTCGCTGCCCAGCAGCACCGCGGAGGCGCCGTCGTTGAGCGGGCTGGCGTTGCCCGCGGTGATGGTGCCGCCCTGCTCCGGTGTACGGAAGACCGGCTTGAGACCGGCCAGCACCTGAGGCGTGGATCCGGCTCGGATGCTCTCGTCGCGGGTCAGGTCGACGCCTTCGACGGGCACCACCAGGTCGTCGTAGAAGCCCGACTCCCACGCGGTGTGCGCGAGTCGGTGGGAGCGGGCGGCGAACTCGTCCTGCCGCTCGCGGGAGATCCCGAAACGTTCCCGCAGCTGCTCGTTGGCCTCGCCGAGGCTGATCGTCCACTCCTTCGGCATCCGCGGGTTGACCAGCCGCCAGCCGAGCGTGGTCGAGACCGCGGTGACGTCGCCGGCCGGGAACGGTTTCGCCGACTTGGGCAGCACCCACGGCGCGCGCGTCATCGACTCCACGCCGCCCGTCAGCACCACCTCGGCGTCGCCGGACTCGATCGTCCGGCTCGCCGTCATCGCCGCGTCGAGGCTCGAACCGCACAGCCGGTTGACCGTGGTGCCGGGCACGCTCACCGGAAGCCCGGCGAGCAGCGCCGCCATGCGGCCGACGTTGCGGTTGTCCTCGCCGGCGCCGTTGGCGTTGCCCCACACCACGTCGCCGATCGCGGCGGGGTCGAGGTCCGGCACCCTGGCGAGCGTCGAGGTGATCGCGGCGGCGGCGAGGTCGTCGGGGCGGACACCGGCCAGCGCACCGTTGAAGCGGCCGAACGGGGTCCGCGTCGCGGCGTAGATGAAAGCACTCATGGCAGCGACGGTAGTCCCGGGCCGCGATATTCTGAAGTATGTATATCCAAGCCGATTGATATGGATGACATATGGATCTGCGTCATCTTCGGTACTTCGTGGCGGTCGCCGAGGAGCGTCACTTCGGTCGCGCCGCCGAGCGGCTCCACATGGCCCAGCCGCCGCTCTCCCAGCAGATCCGCCAGCTGGAGGCCGAGCTCGGCGTCGAACTGCTCCACCGCACCACGCGCCGCGTCGACCTCACCGAGGCCGGCCGGGCCTACCTGGAGCGGGTGCGCGCGATCCTCGCCGACGTCGACGAGGCCTCCCACCACGCACGGCGCGTCGCCGCCGGCACGGTCGGTCACCTCGCGATCGGGTGCGTGGGCTCGGCGACCTACAGCGTCCTGCCCGCGCTGTCGCGGCGGCTCGCGGAGGAGCTTCCCGGCGTCGACTTCTCCTTCCGCGGCGAGATGCTCGCGCCCGACCAGGTCGAGGCGCTGCGCAGCGGCACGATCGATGTCGCGCTCCTGCGTCCTCCGGTGGCCGACCTCTCCCTGACCGTGCGTACGCTGCGCCGGGACCGGCTCGTCGTCGCCGTACCGGTCGACCACCCGCTCGCCCGCCGGTCACGCCTTCGCGTCGCGGACCTCGCCGGCGCCGACCTGATCGTGCACTCCGCCGACCGCCGGTCGGTGATGTACGACGTCGTCCTGGGCCTTCTGCGCGACGCCGGTGTCGAGCCGCACATCCGCCACGAGGTCGGCGAGACCTCGACGCTGGTCACGCTCGTGGCCGGCGGCCTCGGCGTCGCGGTCGTGCCCGAGCCCGTGACGGCGTTGACGCTCGACGGCGTCGCCTACCTGCCGCTGGCCGGGGCCGACGCACGCGTGGAGCTGGCCGTGGCCCACCGCGCCGACCGTTCCGAGCCGCACCTGGCGCGCACCGTGGGGATCATCAAGGCGATGTTCTGAGACGTCCGCCGACGCCGGAAGAGCCGCTTTCGCAGGGCACGACCCGCCTGGGAGACCCCTCGTCGAGTGCCCAGCCGAGCGATGAGGTTCGCCCACGAGGGCCTCTTTCCAGCGGGTGGTGTTCGCGGCGGCCGGGGGGTCGCCCTGCGCCGTGGCGAACGGAGGCCGAGGCGCTCGGCGCTTCCCGGGTCATGCTGATCGCGTGGTGTCCCACGAGAGGGCGCGCACGCTGGTGTCGCATGTCAAACGCTTCGAGCGCAGGGCCGCCGCCAC is from Streptomyces sp. NBC_01314 and encodes:
- a CDS encoding helix-turn-helix domain-containing protein gives rise to the protein MLKDRSGRGYDRLGKEAGVSGSSLHRYCSGLSVPTDYRVVHAFAKVCGASAEELRELHRLWALADTDRDVPAVTVKENPEPIPIPTPISTPIPTPPSDEPAVAVRVTPGPAEPAMPAPTSPGPDDVTPPEIVSDEAEKPRRLRVPEKLTSRFSILAAVVAVVLVAGLVWLPAGAPAGASPAADGRLLYSPACESVSMGQHDECVREVQTLLTRAKGKLAVDGDFGPETLRRLTAFQVLAGVPARSVVDEATKKALYAQKASMATWSSAKVTKRIREVFVEDPDTAVGIARCSSFLDPLWVLPNTNGSRNWGVFQISDRRLRELDGTALRAFDPEWNIKAAHRLWSVRRDFHDWPSCEAALKDTPKS
- the pgm gene encoding phosphoglucomutase (alpha-D-glucose-1,6-bisphosphate-dependent) codes for the protein MQDARSGQVARPEDLIDVARLVTAYYALHPDPAEPGQRVAFGTSGHRGSSLAAAFNEDHIAATSQAICEYRAAQGTDGPLFLGADTHALSEPARITALEVFAANDVSVLIDQADGYTPTPAVSHAILAHNRGRTSGLADGVVVTPSHNPPADGGFKYNPPSGGPAGSEATSWIQDRANEIITGGLKDVRRIPYSRALTAPGTGRHDFLGAYVADLPNVLDLEAIRSAGVRIGADPLGGASVAYWGRIAEQHRLDLTVVNPLTDPTWRFMTLDWDGKIRMDCSSPYAMASLIEQRDRFDIATGNDADADRHGIVTPDGGLMNPNHYLAVAISYLFSHREQWPAGAGIGKTLVSSGMIDRVAADVGRELVEVPVGFKWFVDGLSDGTLGFGGEESAGASFLRRDGSVWTTDKDGIILALLASEITAVTGKTPSQHYAQLTDRFGAPAYARVDAPASREEKALLAKLSPRQVTADTLAGEPVTKVLTEAPGNGAALGGIKVATANAWFAARPSGTEDVYKIYAESFLGPDHLSLIQEEAKSVVLAALGA
- a CDS encoding MHYT domain-containing protein codes for the protein MNATVSNFYYGAATPVAAYLMACLGAALGLRCTTRSLRRPHRRAGWLSLGAISIGCGIWTMHFIAMIGFSVQGALVGYDLTKTVLSLAVAIGVVALGVFLVGYRGGSPMTLVTAGAVTGLGVAAMHYLGMAAIHTNGTVHYEEWTVVLSVVIAIAAATAALWAAVSIHTLWASLGASLVMGVAVTGMHYTGMAAVSVHLTGRSAVSQSSADLLSFLLAMVAGPLVVLLVAAVIVMFDPDMVLGDDDDWRRAVPARAPHDSGNNNPAQHSSPPYSSW
- a CDS encoding FAD-dependent monooxygenase → MTRTEDGPRIAILGGGIGGLAAAAFLREQGFGSDVYEQAAALTEVGAGLVIAPNAARLLRRLGVLDRFVGRAVRMETGWEFRRWENGAVLSAENLAEACVRLYGEHTYAAHRADLLDALRSAVPAHSVHLGRRCVAVDFEGDQAVLRFEDGETVRPDILIGADGVHSRVRGAVVGPTHARESGICAFRALVPADKAPDFAKRRAQTLWIGPEHHLVHYPVSGEEYVNLVAFAPAGANSVESWTATATVEALLDEFAGWDPRLVELITAADTPGRWALLDREPLGHWNRGNATLLGDAAHPMFPFFAQGAAQAIEDGAVLALCLAAHPDNPIAALGRYEDLRRPRTARLQEMSHGRSRINHLPDGPEQQARDLEYSQADPLRANGWIYEYDPEVAVSASA
- a CDS encoding IclR family transcriptional regulator, which encodes MPRANEPGRSVSSRLWDLLFAFDPHHTELSLADLVRRTGMPHATARRLTLELVEVGALERTSDNRFAIGLSLWRLGTLAPRAETLRSAAQPFVEDLYTALRQHVQLAVLQGDQAVIIERLSAVNAVELTSQVGGQLPLHCSGVGKVLLSHSGPAFIDEVLAGRLRRFTPRTVVDPAELRRELASCRSTGTVVVKEELSEGAESVATRIIDGSGKVVAALSVVVAAGSIKLQAAVPSLVASGLGLSRSLGWRPGIPIRAS
- a CDS encoding 3-oxoacid CoA-transferase subunit B, whose product is MTTTSTTTSGRKNAGVPQSADHRLSTDELAAVIARDIPAGAFVNLGIGQPTRIADHLPADAGVVLHTENGMLNMGPKAEGDAIDPDLTNAGKVPVTELPGAAYFHHADSFAMMRGGHLDVCVLGAYQVAFDGDLANWHTGKPDDIPAVGGAMDLAIGAKDVYVMMTLFTRSGEPKLVPRCTYPLTGVGCVSRVYTDHGVFDVGPEGVRIRETYGVSAHELADRLGITLP
- a CDS encoding 3-oxoacid CoA-transferase subunit A, producing the protein MSRAEIVESAEAAVAGIEDGSTVLVGGFGLAGMPFDLIDALIRQGAKDLTIVSNNAGNGEVGLAALLAAGRVRKVLCSFPRQSDSWVFDGLYREGKIDLEVVPQGNLAERMRAAGAGIGAFYCPTAVGTPLAEGKEEREIDGRKYLLEYPIKGDYALIGAHTADTLGNLVFRKTARNFGPVMATAATTTIVQVAEVVEAGTLDPEAIVTPSIYVDRVVQVEARHYTVQGAR
- a CDS encoding acetyl-CoA C-acyltransferase; the encoded protein is MSAFIYAATRTPFGRFNGALAGVRPDDLAAAAITSTLARVPDLDPAAIGDVVWGNANGAGEDNRNVGRMAALLAGLPVSVPGTTVNRLCGSSLDAAMTASRTIESGDAEVVLTGGVESMTRAPWVLPKSAKPFPAGDVTAVSTTLGWRLVNPRMPKEWTISLGEANEQLRERFGISRERQDEFAARSHRLAHTAWESGFYDDLVVPVEGVDLTRDESIRAGSTPQVLAGLKPVFRTPEQGGTITAGNASPLNDGASAVLLGSERAAATIGADPIARIAGRGVMALEPQAFGYAPVEAANRALVRAGIGWDQVGAVELNEAFAVQSLACVDAWKVDPAIVNQKGGAIAIGHPLGASGGRVLATLAKVLRETRQRYGVAAICIGVGQGLAVVLENCDVDGTEAGK
- a CDS encoding LysR substrate-binding domain-containing protein, giving the protein MDLRHLRYFVAVAEERHFGRAAERLHMAQPPLSQQIRQLEAELGVELLHRTTRRVDLTEAGRAYLERVRAILADVDEASHHARRVAAGTVGHLAIGCVGSATYSVLPALSRRLAEELPGVDFSFRGEMLAPDQVEALRSGTIDVALLRPPVADLSLTVRTLRRDRLVVAVPVDHPLARRSRLRVADLAGADLIVHSADRRSVMYDVVLGLLRDAGVEPHIRHEVGETSTLVTLVAGGLGVAVVPEPVTALTLDGVAYLPLAGADARVELAVAHRADRSEPHLARTVGIIKAMF